In Aliiglaciecola sp. LCG003, a genomic segment contains:
- a CDS encoding HNH endonuclease, whose amino-acid sequence MFVLRLNKSGMPQAWITPEDAAKHYAQGRVLFELGESKKILHGGWNNQGVQSVLELSSIIACEGKVTAMGGEISLCNRYLFRRDNYLCMYCGQKFKPSQLTRDHIMPRSRGGKDIWTNTATACSRCNCHKAARTPEEAGMTLIAIPFVPNVYERFYLMNRRILSDQMAFLGNHFSQNRSWCA is encoded by the coding sequence ATGTTCGTATTACGTCTCAACAAGTCAGGTATGCCACAAGCCTGGATAACACCAGAAGATGCCGCTAAGCATTACGCCCAAGGACGAGTACTTTTTGAGCTAGGTGAAAGTAAAAAAATTCTACACGGCGGTTGGAACAATCAAGGGGTGCAAAGTGTACTTGAGCTAAGCTCTATCATCGCTTGCGAGGGAAAAGTCACAGCTATGGGAGGCGAGATATCCTTGTGCAATCGCTACTTGTTCCGTCGTGACAATTATCTATGCATGTACTGCGGGCAGAAGTTCAAACCATCCCAACTGACCAGAGACCATATTATGCCTCGCTCTCGCGGCGGCAAAGATATCTGGACAAACACAGCCACGGCCTGTAGTAGATGTAATTGCCACAAAGCGGCACGTACACCCGAAGAAGCCGGTATGACGTTAATTGCAATTCCCTTTGTTCCCAATGTTTACGAGCGATTCTATTTAATGAATCGGCGGATCTTATCTGACCAAATGGCATTTTTAGGCAATCATTTTTCCCAAAACCGCAGTTGGTGTGCATGA
- a CDS encoding acyltransferase encodes MLSVIPAFILFPIHFIFQIINLACCALLITLLGLIKLLLPFGLVAAALTPVMHFLMFAFGVVSVKMIRLTNKVDWQCEIDSQLNKNHWYLMMANHLSYLDIILLIDFAAKRIPAPKFFLKKELIWLPFVGLGAWALDMPFMRRYSREYVEKNPHLKGKDIETTRKSCRKFQRTPTTVINFVEGSRYTAEKHQKKASPYRYLLPPRAGGVAFTLAAMGELFTNILNVTILYPDNTKHPMMDMLSGKLTKVIVHVDVLPVSEQVVGDYFNDETFKTNFQLWLNDVWLQKDKLIAQLVGNK; translated from the coding sequence ATGTTGAGCGTGATACCGGCTTTTATATTATTTCCTATTCATTTCATTTTTCAGATAATCAATTTGGCATGCTGCGCCTTGTTAATTACTCTATTAGGGTTAATCAAGCTTTTGTTACCCTTTGGACTTGTAGCCGCTGCCCTCACCCCGGTAATGCATTTTTTGATGTTTGCTTTTGGGGTGGTGAGTGTGAAGATGATTCGCCTGACCAATAAGGTCGATTGGCAATGCGAGATCGATAGTCAATTAAATAAGAATCATTGGTATCTGATGATGGCCAATCATCTAAGTTATTTGGATATCATCTTATTGATCGACTTCGCCGCCAAACGCATCCCAGCGCCGAAGTTCTTCCTCAAAAAAGAGTTGATTTGGCTACCTTTTGTGGGCCTAGGGGCATGGGCACTAGATATGCCATTCATGCGGCGCTACAGCCGTGAATATGTTGAAAAAAATCCGCATTTAAAGGGCAAAGATATCGAGACCACCCGTAAATCTTGTCGCAAATTTCAGCGCACCCCAACCACGGTGATTAATTTTGTCGAAGGAAGTCGCTACACAGCAGAAAAGCATCAGAAAAAGGCCAGTCCATACCGATATCTGCTGCCTCCTCGTGCAGGAGGCGTGGCCTTCACACTGGCTGCTATGGGAGAGCTGTTTACCAATATCTTGAATGTCACTATCTTGTATCCAGACAACACTAAGCACCCCATGATGGACATGCTCAGTGGCAAGTTAACTAAAGTGATTGTACATGTTGATGTTTTGCCGGTATCTGAGCAAGTGGTGGGTGACTACTTTAACGATGAGACGTTTAAAACCAATTTTCAGCTATGGTTGAACGACGTCTGGCTGCAAAAGGACAAATTAATCGCACAATTAGTGGGTAATAAATAA
- a CDS encoding mechanosensitive ion channel family protein has translation MLERIQVQNWLLAQLSHIDKGVTEHSWLYQLSSLLLLFIIAYSSFKLARIVVKSRIGKLVKTSRNNWDDELQKHGFFRRCGHTLTAVIVYILCPLLLSETDLLFSIIQKSMLIYIVVSMVWAGSALFNTVEDVYNASELAKRAPITGFIQVAKLILVIVATLIVISSLLNKSPFLLISGLGAVTAILLLIFRDTILGFVAGIQIAANRMVNTGDWIELPKYGADGEVLQVGLTTVKVQNWDKTISTVPTYTLISDSVKNWRGMTESGGRRIKRSVLIDIGSIRFCDQETLAQYKKIRYISNYIDSKIAEVQAYNSQQQIDEQDLLNSRRLTNIGTFRAYMSAYLHNHPSINQDMTIMVRQLPPTEIGLPLELYCFCADKNWVNYEGIQADIFDHCLAMLTVFNLRAYQRVSDK, from the coding sequence ATGTTGGAACGAATACAAGTGCAGAATTGGTTATTAGCACAACTCAGCCATATAGATAAAGGCGTCACAGAGCATAGCTGGCTGTATCAATTGAGCTCCTTACTGCTGCTATTTATTATCGCCTACAGCAGTTTTAAGTTAGCCCGAATAGTGGTGAAGAGCCGTATCGGAAAACTAGTAAAAACCAGTCGTAACAATTGGGACGATGAACTGCAAAAACATGGATTCTTTAGGCGCTGTGGGCACACTTTAACTGCTGTCATTGTCTATATTTTATGCCCTCTGTTATTGTCCGAAACAGACTTGTTGTTCTCCATCATTCAAAAGTCGATGCTAATCTATATTGTTGTTTCTATGGTGTGGGCAGGCAGTGCCCTTTTTAATACCGTTGAAGATGTGTATAACGCTTCGGAGTTGGCCAAAAGAGCGCCTATAACGGGCTTTATCCAAGTCGCTAAATTAATTTTAGTAATTGTTGCCACATTAATTGTCATCTCAAGTTTATTGAACAAATCGCCTTTCTTATTGATATCTGGGTTGGGTGCAGTAACTGCCATCTTATTATTAATATTCCGTGACACCATTTTAGGTTTTGTGGCCGGTATTCAAATCGCTGCCAATCGTATGGTGAATACAGGAGACTGGATTGAGTTGCCTAAATATGGTGCCGATGGTGAAGTTTTGCAGGTTGGCTTGACCACCGTTAAAGTGCAAAATTGGGATAAAACCATCTCGACCGTGCCTACCTATACTTTAATAAGCGATTCGGTGAAAAACTGGCGTGGAATGACTGAATCTGGGGGGCGAAGAATCAAACGTTCGGTGTTAATCGATATTGGTTCGATTCGCTTTTGTGACCAAGAAACACTCGCCCAGTATAAGAAAATCCGTTATATCAGCAACTATATAGACTCTAAAATAGCTGAGGTACAGGCATACAATAGCCAGCAACAAATCGATGAACAAGACTTGTTGAATAGCCGCCGTCTCACCAATATAGGCACTTTTAGAGCTTATATGTCTGCCTATTTGCACAATCATCCGAGTATTAACCAAGATATGACTATTATGGTCAGACAATTGCCCCCCACTGAAATTGGTTTACCCTTGGAATTATATTGTTTTTGCGCAGATAAAAATTGGGTTAACTATGAAGGCATTCAAGCCGATATTTTTGATCACTGCTTAGCTATGCTGACAGTATTTAATTTGCGGGCCTACCAAAGAGTGAGTGACAAATAA
- a CDS encoding M23 family metallopeptidase yields MFKYLLNLTVKIKSAIIFVLLWMLNGSAYGYCIQQWACFSVEENGQHVEVFLENKQPFVITSTLSLATSNLRSATAQQNAYQLTRVLQGFEKQQILWLYPQDVTKAFSYRDLEFNWTPGNMYAKHDDQQLYLQPFAAHSNYPVIQGYSGSWSHFGPSKYALDFDMPVGTPVHAARGGLVIDLTEHHSKGGPERRFSRFANFVTLLHSDETTGEYYHLRQNGVVVKVGDKVIAGQLIGYSGNSGFSSMPHLHFAVYIAKRNGNYQSVPVKFTKPLPLNH; encoded by the coding sequence ATGTTTAAGTATTTGTTAAATCTAACAGTAAAAATAAAATCGGCAATCATTTTTGTACTTTTATGGATGTTAAATGGCAGCGCATATGGATACTGCATCCAGCAATGGGCATGTTTTTCAGTTGAGGAAAATGGCCAGCACGTTGAGGTTTTCTTAGAAAATAAACAGCCTTTTGTAATTACCTCTACTTTATCCTTGGCCACCAGCAATTTACGCTCAGCAACGGCTCAGCAAAACGCTTACCAACTAACTCGGGTGTTACAGGGATTCGAGAAACAACAGATTTTGTGGCTATACCCCCAAGATGTGACAAAAGCATTTTCCTACCGAGACCTTGAATTCAACTGGACCCCAGGAAACATGTACGCCAAACACGATGACCAACAGCTGTATTTACAGCCTTTCGCTGCCCACAGTAATTATCCTGTTATTCAGGGATACTCTGGCAGTTGGAGTCATTTCGGCCCATCAAAGTATGCCTTAGATTTTGATATGCCAGTAGGCACGCCCGTGCATGCTGCTAGGGGTGGCCTAGTGATTGATTTGACTGAACATCATTCCAAAGGTGGCCCAGAACGTCGATTTTCACGGTTTGCCAATTTTGTTACCCTATTACACAGCGATGAAACCACAGGTGAGTACTACCACTTGCGTCAAAATGGCGTGGTAGTGAAAGTAGGCGACAAAGTTATAGCGGGCCAACTAATCGGCTATTCAGGCAACAGCGGATTTTCATCCATGCCACATTTACATTTTGCGGTTTACATCGCTAAGCGCAATGGGAATTATCAATCTGTACCGGTAAAGTTCACCAAACCTTTGCCGTTAAATCATTAA
- a CDS encoding penicillin-binding protein: MSKDELLALKIAFSYMPQAIEVNKYEYGENYQNILDHIEIVRGVLLENDVDPDEVAGEINPDSSPNSFY, encoded by the coding sequence ATGAGCAAAGATGAATTATTAGCCTTGAAAATAGCTTTTAGCTACATGCCTCAGGCCATCGAAGTCAATAAATATGAGTATGGTGAGAACTATCAAAATATATTGGATCACATCGAGATAGTGCGTGGCGTTCTGTTGGAAAATGATGTGGATCCTGATGAAGTAGCTGGTGAAATTAACCCAGACTCTAGTCCTAATTCGTTCTACTAG
- a CDS encoding phosphatase PAP2 family protein, producing the protein MTGFRPVLACLVALLLMIVAQYSGLDFWLSSKYYQLSQGWMWQQSWLLETVIHRGGRILVGMSLLAMLVACIWLNLRTGIRAQTRLASSYLCVAFIMSLLSVAVLKHSTTLPCPWDVKDLGGSMEFVYFEQMFSSQLPVGNCFPSGHASGGFAFFSVFFAMSLYRHSSSISGAPLASRVWLAPGLLLGVTYGFAQQLRGAHFLSHDIASALVSWSVCYLCYRLFKRLSLRQQV; encoded by the coding sequence ATGACAGGTTTTCGCCCCGTCCTAGCTTGCTTAGTGGCCTTATTACTAATGATAGTGGCGCAGTATTCAGGGTTGGATTTTTGGCTGTCAAGCAAATATTACCAGCTCAGCCAAGGTTGGATGTGGCAGCAATCCTGGTTGTTAGAGACAGTTATCCATCGCGGTGGGCGCATTTTGGTGGGAATGAGTTTGCTGGCTATGCTAGTTGCTTGTATTTGGTTGAATCTACGCACAGGTATTAGAGCCCAAACTCGGCTGGCTTCCTCCTACCTATGTGTGGCTTTTATCATGTCTTTGCTCAGTGTGGCTGTGCTCAAACATAGCACGACTCTTCCGTGCCCGTGGGATGTGAAAGATCTAGGTGGTAGCATGGAATTTGTTTATTTCGAGCAAATGTTTTCATCTCAGTTACCTGTAGGCAATTGCTTCCCTTCCGGTCACGCTTCGGGCGGCTTTGCATTTTTTAGTGTGTTTTTCGCCATGTCATTGTATCGCCATTCCTCAAGCATAAGCGGTGCACCGCTAGCATCGAGAGTGTGGCTGGCACCTGGTTTACTGTTAGGTGTTACATATGGTTTCGCTCAGCAGCTGCGCGGCGCTCACTTTCTATCTCATGATATTGCCAGCGCGCTGGTGTCTTGGAGCGTATGCTACTTGTGCTACAGGTTATTTAAACGGCTCAGTCTTCGTCAGCAAGTATAA
- a CDS encoding pyridoxamine 5'-phosphate oxidase family protein — protein sequence MPTLERPIWRSHLHHSLDSNEHLRESTYLQFTTVSCQGLPEVRTVVFRGFVPNSHGLMVHTDVRSGKISQLRRNSNAALCWYFAKTREQYRLSAKVVVVDAQYAQSHPFSALRDKQWLTLSPSAQQSYWWPKPRTTIGLNDEYQTHGSIPATQNLEQVSPHFCLLVIEPSQIDYLHLATTPHLRIVHRVSQQGWHSQNVNP from the coding sequence ATGCCGACTCTTGAACGACCTATATGGCGCAGCCATTTGCACCATTCATTAGATTCGAATGAGCACCTGCGTGAATCTACGTATTTGCAGTTTACGACTGTGAGCTGCCAAGGTTTGCCAGAGGTTCGAACCGTTGTCTTCCGTGGCTTTGTGCCCAATTCGCATGGTTTAATGGTGCACACCGATGTGCGCAGTGGCAAAATAAGCCAGCTGAGACGTAACTCTAATGCGGCCTTATGTTGGTATTTCGCTAAAACGCGAGAACAATATCGATTATCCGCAAAGGTAGTGGTCGTAGACGCTCAGTATGCCCAGAGCCACCCTTTTAGTGCTCTACGCGACAAACAGTGGCTAACATTATCACCAAGCGCCCAACAGTCATATTGGTGGCCTAAGCCTAGAACGACGATAGGGCTGAATGATGAATACCAAACCCATGGATCAATACCCGCTACCCAAAACCTTGAGCAAGTGAGTCCGCACTTTTGTTTATTGGTGATTGAGCCCAGTCAGATCGACTATCTGCATCTGGCCACAACGCCCCATCTCCGTATAGTTCATAGGGTTAGTCAACAGGGTTGGCACTCTCAAAATGTTAACCCTTAG
- a CDS encoding ribonuclease J, with translation MNLFGHNGQWLMVDCGVTFDEPLDPKDAASGGRRFDVVSADPTFITQQPENLVGIVITHAHEDHIGALPYLWSRLKCPVYTTPYTAEILRRKLSRDGKQPNIPIIEVANNGMADIGHFNIKWMSITHSLPEPHALLIRTEAGTIFHTADWKIDSAPVTEQPFNQREFKQLGEQNILAMVCDSTNALRAGHSVSESACYSGLKQLISHAQGRVVVGCFSSNIARLITLAKIAAETGRYLALLGRSLLNTVGAAKATGHWPEDLIIIDAHHAGYLLPEEVLAVATGSQGEPRAALANLARDSYRDLSLDKGDLVIFSSIIIPGNEKPIENLVKALNARQIDTVMSEQTQLTIHASGHPCQEELKQMYQWVCPQVAVPTHGEDAHMLSNAQIAKSAQVPRTLTGKNGDLFMLAPNIGIRKSAVKTGRIPLNH, from the coding sequence ATGAATTTGTTTGGTCATAATGGCCAGTGGCTAATGGTGGACTGCGGGGTAACCTTTGACGAACCCCTGGATCCTAAAGATGCCGCATCTGGGGGCCGTCGTTTTGATGTGGTGAGCGCTGATCCCACTTTTATCACCCAACAACCGGAAAATCTGGTTGGAATAGTTATTACTCATGCTCACGAAGATCATATAGGGGCGCTGCCTTATCTGTGGTCACGACTGAAGTGTCCGGTGTATACCACGCCTTATACCGCCGAAATATTACGCCGAAAGTTATCTCGCGACGGCAAGCAGCCGAACATTCCCATTATCGAAGTTGCCAACAATGGCATGGCCGACATTGGTCACTTTAATATCAAGTGGATGTCGATTACCCACTCATTACCAGAGCCCCATGCTTTACTAATTCGAACCGAAGCGGGCACCATATTCCATACTGCAGACTGGAAAATAGACAGTGCACCTGTCACCGAACAACCCTTTAATCAGCGAGAATTTAAACAGTTAGGAGAACAAAATATACTGGCGATGGTTTGCGATTCGACCAATGCGTTACGGGCCGGGCATTCTGTCTCTGAAAGTGCTTGTTATTCGGGACTCAAGCAATTGATTTCTCATGCTCAAGGTCGGGTGGTTGTGGGTTGTTTTAGCAGCAATATCGCTCGCCTAATCACATTAGCAAAAATCGCAGCAGAGACGGGACGGTATCTTGCGTTACTAGGTCGCTCATTATTGAATACCGTTGGTGCAGCTAAGGCCACCGGTCATTGGCCGGAAGATTTAATCATTATCGATGCTCATCATGCTGGCTACTTGTTACCCGAAGAGGTGTTGGCGGTGGCCACTGGGAGTCAGGGCGAACCCAGAGCAGCTTTGGCAAACCTAGCCCGAGACAGCTATCGAGATTTGTCCTTGGATAAGGGGGACTTAGTTATATTTAGTTCGATAATTATTCCGGGCAATGAAAAGCCAATCGAAAATTTAGTCAAAGCATTAAACGCCAGACAAATTGATACCGTGATGTCAGAACAAACTCAGCTAACGATCCATGCGTCTGGTCATCCTTGCCAAGAAGAATTAAAACAGATGTATCAATGGGTGTGTCCGCAGGTTGCGGTGCCAACTCACGGTGAAGACGCGCATATGCTAAGTAATGCACAAATTGCTAAATCAGCCCAAGTCCCACGCACATTAACCGGTAAAAATGGCGATTTATTCATGTTGGCACCCAATATTGGGATACGTAAAAGTGCGGTTAAAACCGGCAGGATCCCGCTGAATCATTAG
- a CDS encoding acyltransferase — MGALLQNLIGTVSVIVYFVNTVFWVIPIVIFSFLKLIPIKAWQTMVSYPLDGCATSWITVNYLIQRSTGNTNWKVEGLESLTRKDWYLVVSNHQSWVDILVLQRIFNRKIPFLKFFLKKELIWVPFLGIAWWALDFPFMRRYSKTFLAKHPHLKGKDMESTRKACQKFQHKPVSIMNFVEGTRLTPQKLARQNSPFTHLLKPKAGGMAFVLSAMGNQLHKLLDVTIYYPGGIPTFWDFVCGKVKDIHVSVRVLSIEDLMNSDAFAMDYFDNPEQRAKFQRWLNQLWAEKDQTLKSMSAGN; from the coding sequence TTGGGCGCACTACTTCAAAATTTGATTGGTACTGTATCGGTCATTGTTTATTTCGTGAATACTGTCTTTTGGGTTATTCCCATTGTTATCTTTTCATTTTTGAAACTTATTCCAATCAAAGCTTGGCAAACTATGGTCAGCTACCCGTTGGATGGATGTGCAACCTCTTGGATAACGGTAAATTACCTTATTCAACGTTCGACAGGAAACACCAACTGGAAGGTAGAAGGCTTAGAATCACTTACGCGCAAAGATTGGTATTTGGTGGTTTCAAATCATCAATCCTGGGTTGATATTTTGGTTTTACAACGAATCTTCAACCGTAAGATCCCATTTTTAAAATTCTTTTTGAAGAAAGAATTAATATGGGTGCCATTTTTAGGCATCGCCTGGTGGGCTCTCGACTTTCCATTTATGCGCCGCTATAGCAAAACATTCTTAGCCAAACATCCTCATCTTAAAGGCAAAGACATGGAAAGTACTCGCAAAGCTTGTCAAAAGTTTCAGCATAAGCCAGTGAGTATTATGAACTTTGTGGAAGGGACACGCCTCACACCACAGAAATTAGCCCGCCAAAATAGTCCATTTACCCATTTGTTAAAGCCCAAAGCCGGCGGCATGGCGTTTGTACTTAGTGCCATGGGTAACCAACTACACAAATTGTTGGATGTGACCATTTATTACCCCGGAGGTATTCCAACTTTTTGGGATTTTGTTTGTGGCAAAGTCAAGGATATTCACGTAAGCGTTAGAGTGCTATCAATAGAAGACCTCATGAACAGTGATGCCTTTGCTATGGATTACTTTGATAATCCTGAACAGCGGGCTAAATTTCAACGTTGGTTAAACCAATTATGGGCTGAGAAAGACCAAACCCTTAAATCCATGTCTGCAGGTAATTAA